In the genome of Desulfovibrio desulfuricans, one region contains:
- a CDS encoding CTP synthase: MKTKYIFVTGGVLSSLGKGLAAASLGALLQTRGLTVTIQKLDPYINVDPGTMNPFQHGEVFVTDDGAETDLDLGHYERYLNVPMSRKNNTTSGAIYNHVIAKERHGDYLGATVQVIPHITDEIKTVVLSLSEGEDAPDVAIIEIGGTVGDIEGLPFLEAIRQLRSDLGRDNCLNIHLTLVPYLRSAGEHKTKPTQHSVKELLSIGIQPDIILCRCEQSIPEELRRKIALFCNVDQDAVFSSVDVNNIYEVPLKFYEEGFDQKVAIMLRLPARNAHLEAWEKLISDCANPKGKVTIAIVGKYVDLKEAYKSLHEALIHGGVANRVEVELRYVNSENVDESNAADSFKGCHGILVPGGFGYRGVEGKIAAIRYARENKVPFFGICLGMQCAVIEFTRHVAGLDDANSEEFNPLSDHKVIYLMTEWFDFRTKNVEKRDAGSDKGGTMRLGSYPCKVAPDTKAFTAYKKGMVDERHRHRYEFNNAFKDLLAEKGMVFSGTAPDDSLVEIIELKDHPWFLGCQFHPEFKSRPMNAHPLFREFITAAKKFAKV; this comes from the coding sequence ATGAAAACTAAATACATTTTTGTGACGGGCGGCGTGTTGTCGTCGTTGGGCAAGGGCCTTGCGGCCGCGTCTCTGGGCGCGCTGCTGCAAACGCGCGGGCTTACGGTAACCATCCAGAAGCTTGATCCTTACATCAATGTTGACCCCGGCACCATGAACCCGTTCCAGCACGGCGAGGTATTTGTTACCGACGACGGCGCGGAGACGGATCTGGATCTTGGGCATTACGAGCGCTATCTCAATGTGCCCATGTCGCGGAAGAACAACACCACCTCCGGCGCCATTTACAACCATGTGATCGCCAAGGAACGGCACGGCGATTACCTGGGCGCGACCGTGCAGGTTATTCCGCACATCACCGACGAGATCAAAACCGTGGTGCTCTCCCTCTCTGAAGGCGAAGACGCGCCGGATGTCGCCATCATTGAAATCGGCGGCACTGTGGGCGATATTGAAGGCCTGCCCTTTCTTGAGGCCATCCGTCAGCTCAGGTCCGACCTTGGGCGCGACAACTGCCTGAACATTCACCTCACCCTGGTGCCTTACCTGCGCAGCGCCGGCGAGCACAAGACCAAGCCCACCCAGCACAGCGTCAAGGAACTGCTCTCCATCGGCATTCAGCCCGACATCATTTTGTGCCGCTGCGAGCAGAGCATCCCCGAAGAACTGCGCCGCAAGATCGCCCTGTTCTGCAACGTGGACCAGGACGCCGTGTTCTCTTCGGTTGATGTAAACAACATCTATGAAGTGCCGCTCAAGTTTTACGAAGAAGGCTTTGACCAGAAGGTGGCCATCATGCTGCGCCTGCCCGCGCGCAACGCCCACCTTGAAGCCTGGGAAAAGCTCATCAGCGACTGCGCCAACCCCAAGGGCAAGGTTACCATTGCCATTGTGGGCAAGTACGTTGACCTCAAGGAGGCTTACAAAAGCCTGCACGAGGCCCTCATTCACGGCGGCGTGGCCAACCGTGTCGAGGTGGAACTGCGCTACGTCAACTCTGAAAACGTGGACGAGAGCAACGCGGCGGACTCCTTCAAGGGTTGTCACGGCATTCTCGTGCCCGGCGGCTTTGGCTACCGGGGCGTGGAAGGCAAGATTGCCGCCATCCGCTACGCCCGTGAAAACAAGGTTCCTTTCTTTGGCATCTGCCTTGGCATGCAGTGCGCGGTTATCGAATTTACGCGCCACGTGGCCGGGCTTGACGATGCCAACTCTGAAGAATTCAACCCCCTGTCAGACCACAAGGTCATTTACCTTATGACCGAGTGGTTCGACTTCCGCACCAAGAATGTGGAAAAGCGCGACGCGGGCAGCGACAAGGGCGGCACCATGCGCCTTGGCTCGTACCCCTGCAAGGTTGCGCCCGACACCAAGGCCTTTACCGCTTACAAAAAAGGCATGGTGGACGAGCGCCATCGGCATCGCTACGAATTCAATAATGCCTTCAAGGATCTGCTGGCCGAAAAGGGCATGGTTTTCAGCGGTACGGCCCCTGACGATTCGCTGGTGGAAATTATCGAGCTCAAGGACCATCCTTGGTTTCTTGGCTGCCAGTTCCACCCCGAGTTCAAGTCGCGTCCCATGAACGCGCATCCTTTGTTCCGCGAATTTATCACAGCGGCGAAAAAGTTCGCCAAAGTATAA
- a CDS encoding phosphoribosylformylglycinamidine synthase subunit PurQ, producing the protein MGTVNTLVITGYGTNSHMETAHTARLAGADKADVVHFSDLVAAKVRLADYHFLVFPGGFLDGDDLGAAQAAAMRWRYLKDDAGAALLQSLREFLDEGKLILGICNGFQLLVKLGVLPALGGQRFERQVSLGNNDSARFEDRWVHLLPNAASPCVFTKNLPLLSMPVRHGEGKLVARDADCLRRLEAENLIALQYADPATGKPTQEYPLNPNGSSLAIAGLTDPTGRVLGLMPHPEAFHHVTNHPGWTRGELDAPGTLIFVNAVRYLRGQS; encoded by the coding sequence ATGGGTACGGTCAATACACTGGTCATCACCGGCTACGGCACAAACTCTCATATGGAAACCGCCCACACCGCCCGTCTGGCCGGGGCCGACAAGGCTGACGTGGTGCATTTTTCCGATCTGGTGGCGGCCAAGGTTCGCCTTGCAGACTATCATTTTTTGGTTTTTCCCGGCGGGTTTCTTGATGGCGACGATCTCGGCGCCGCCCAGGCTGCGGCCATGCGCTGGCGCTACCTCAAGGACGACGCGGGCGCGGCCCTGCTCCAGAGCTTGCGCGAGTTTTTGGATGAGGGCAAGCTGATTCTGGGCATCTGCAACGGGTTTCAGCTGCTGGTCAAGCTGGGCGTGCTGCCCGCGCTTGGCGGCCAGCGCTTTGAACGCCAGGTCTCGCTTGGCAACAACGATTCCGCCCGGTTTGAAGACCGCTGGGTGCATCTGCTGCCCAACGCGGCAAGCCCCTGCGTGTTTACCAAAAACCTTCCCCTGCTCTCCATGCCCGTGCGCCATGGCGAAGGCAAGCTGGTTGCCCGCGATGCCGACTGCCTGCGCCGTCTTGAGGCCGAAAACCTCATCGCCCTGCAGTACGCCGACCCCGCAACGGGCAAGCCCACGCAGGAATACCCGCTGAACCCCAACGGCTCCTCCCTTGCCATTGCGGGCCTTACCGATCCCACGGGCCGGGTGCTGGGCCTTATGCCCCACCCCGAAGCCTTCCACCACGTGACCAACCACCCCGGCTGGACGCGCGGCGAGCTGGACGCGCCCGGAACCCTTATTTTTGTCAACGCGGTGCGCTACCTGCGCGGCCAGTCGTAG
- a CDS encoding Nif3-like dinuclear metal center hexameric protein: protein MQHTEIIKAIEKIAPLAAAASWDVSGLQVAARRQDAVKLAVCLDPTPASVEAALKKGAQFILSHHPLLLKAVLPNRLDDYHAVLRMLFQADVPLYAAHTSLDVNAHGPAGWLARELDLSNLAVLEPVAPATDDTLPLGFGLAGDLPQPMTVERIAGIIARSAPLAAATVSGPTPSSVARVAYCTGSGSSLLGAAQAAGAQLFITGDVKYHTALAAEICLLDVGHHSLEEEMMLRMSRLLQERLPEAEVFFVPSASPFRPVALS from the coding sequence ATGCAACATACTGAAATTATTAAGGCGATAGAAAAAATAGCACCTCTGGCCGCTGCCGCTTCGTGGGATGTGTCGGGCCTGCAGGTGGCCGCGCGCAGGCAGGATGCGGTCAAGCTTGCCGTCTGCCTCGACCCCACGCCCGCCTCGGTGGAAGCGGCGCTGAAAAAAGGCGCGCAGTTTATCCTGAGCCACCATCCGCTGTTGCTCAAGGCCGTGCTGCCCAACAGGCTTGACGATTATCACGCGGTGCTGCGCATGCTTTTTCAGGCCGACGTGCCCCTGTACGCGGCGCATACCTCGCTGGACGTCAACGCTCACGGCCCCGCTGGCTGGCTGGCTCGCGAGCTTGACCTGAGCAACCTTGCTGTTCTGGAGCCTGTGGCTCCGGCAACGGACGATACGCTGCCGTTGGGCTTTGGCCTTGCGGGCGACCTGCCGCAACCCATGACCGTGGAGCGGATTGCAGGCATCATTGCCCGCAGCGCCCCGCTTGCCGCCGCAACCGTGAGCGGCCCGACGCCGAGCAGCGTTGCGCGCGTGGCCTACTGCACCGGTTCGGGTTCATCGCTGCTTGGAGCGGCGCAGGCTGCCGGCGCGCAGCTTTTTATAACAGGTGATGTCAAATACCACACGGCTCTTGCCGCGGAGATCTGCCTTCTGGATGTGGGGCACCACAGCCTTGAAGAAGAAATGATGCTGCGCATGAGCCGGTTGCTGCAAGAGCGGCTGCCTGAAGCGGAAGTGTTTTTTGTGCCTTCCGCCTCTCCGTTCCGCCCTGTTGCCCTGTCATGA
- a CDS encoding zinc ribbon domain-containing protein — MSNAVYFDQIKQLVELQKVDDAIHSVKQDLSRAPSELDALEQRHAAIETQRNYILDKLSHLQDQQKRLSLEIDDDSARIKKSKNKLMQVGNQREYHAMMREMDSMEKVNRSREEEKMTLLEELQYQNDALAEIDLTYTAIKAELDVKRDGLEEKLQKGNAALEVLNGKRASASKNIPQPVFMRYEFIRRRLEHPVIVAVKEGICSGCHIAVPPQSFIELQRGQQILSCPNCQRLIFWCEHFSVEDAPQCAPKPVTITD, encoded by the coding sequence ATGAGCAATGCCGTATATTTTGACCAGATCAAACAGCTGGTTGAACTGCAAAAGGTCGACGACGCCATCCACTCCGTCAAGCAGGACCTGAGCCGCGCCCCCAGCGAGCTCGACGCCCTCGAACAGCGCCATGCCGCCATAGAAACCCAGCGCAACTACATTCTCGACAAGCTCTCGCACCTGCAGGATCAGCAAAAGCGCCTTTCGCTCGAAATCGACGACGACTCCGCGCGCATCAAAAAAAGCAAAAACAAGCTCATGCAGGTGGGCAACCAGCGCGAATATCACGCAATGATGCGCGAAATGGACAGCATGGAAAAGGTCAACCGTTCCCGTGAAGAAGAAAAAATGACCCTTCTTGAGGAACTGCAGTACCAGAACGACGCTCTGGCCGAGATCGACCTCACCTACACCGCCATCAAGGCCGAGCTTGACGTCAAGCGCGACGGTCTGGAAGAAAAGCTGCAAAAGGGCAACGCCGCTCTGGAAGTGCTGAACGGCAAACGCGCCTCCGCCAGCAAAAACATTCCCCAGCCCGTTTTTATGCGCTACGAATTTATCCGCAGGCGTCTTGAGCACCCTGTGATCGTCGCGGTCAAAGAGGGCATCTGCTCCGGCTGCCACATTGCCGTGCCGCCGCAGTCGTTCATCGAACTGCAGCGCGGCCAGCAAATCTTGAGCTGCCCCAACTGCCAGCGTCTTATCTTCTGGTGCGAGCATTTTTCGGTTGAAGACGCTCCCCAGTGCGCCCCCAAGCCGGTGACCATTACCGATTAA
- the ispD gene encoding 2-C-methyl-D-erythritol 4-phosphate cytidylyltransferase, giving the protein MAESSGISPDAAKPWALVLAAGQGSRMAQVTGGKAKQFLPWRGAPLFWHAARAMSRSACVAGIVFVFPASQLAEATELLTDLHKNDDLGLPWVTACGGALRQDSVRLGLAALPVRPASVLVHDAARPFLSPALVRRVCHELALGAAGVIPAISVTDTIKTVDSGRVVATLPREGLAAVQTPQGFQLQPLLDAHAHALAAGLAVTDDASLLEALGHEVRVVPGEAANVKITRPEDLDLLRDAAPAPVVRTGMGYDVHRYGQGRPMRLGGVSIPGAPEVLAHSDGDVLLHALADALLGCACLGDIGQHFSDRDPQYEGISSAILLHQVLDMVREAGCTPSHVDMTIVAQVPKLAPYREEIKKNVARLMGLPASSVNLKATTEEYLGFTGRSEGIKAYAVVTALGR; this is encoded by the coding sequence ATGGCAGAAAGTTCCGGCATTTCGCCTGACGCGGCAAAACCCTGGGCGCTTGTACTGGCCGCCGGTCAGGGCAGCCGCATGGCCCAGGTCACCGGCGGTAAGGCCAAGCAGTTTCTGCCCTGGCGGGGCGCGCCCCTTTTTTGGCATGCCGCCCGCGCCATGAGCCGCAGCGCCTGCGTTGCCGGTATTGTCTTTGTTTTTCCTGCCAGCCAGCTTGCCGAAGCCACTGAACTTCTGACCGATCTGCACAAAAACGACGACCTAGGCCTGCCGTGGGTTACGGCCTGCGGCGGCGCGCTGCGTCAGGATTCCGTACGTCTTGGCCTTGCCGCGCTGCCGGTGCGCCCCGCAAGCGTGCTGGTGCACGACGCGGCACGCCCCTTTTTGTCCCCCGCGCTTGTGCGCAGGGTCTGCCATGAGCTGGCGCTGGGCGCTGCAGGCGTCATACCCGCAATTTCCGTTACCGACACCATCAAGACAGTGGACAGTGGCCGCGTTGTCGCCACGTTGCCGCGCGAGGGGCTTGCAGCTGTGCAGACCCCGCAGGGGTTTCAGCTACAGCCCCTGCTTGACGCCCACGCGCACGCCCTTGCAGCCGGGCTTGCCGTAACCGACGACGCCTCGCTGCTTGAGGCGCTGGGCCATGAGGTGCGTGTCGTGCCAGGCGAGGCCGCAAACGTGAAAATTACCCGTCCTGAAGATCTCGATTTGCTGCGCGACGCGGCGCCTGCCCCTGTCGTCCGCACCGGTATGGGCTACGACGTGCACCGTTACGGCCAGGGGCGTCCCATGCGCCTTGGCGGCGTGAGCATCCCCGGCGCGCCTGAGGTGCTCGCCCACTCCGACGGCGACGTGCTGCTGCACGCCCTTGCCGACGCCCTGCTTGGCTGCGCGTGCCTTGGCGACATCGGCCAGCATTTTTCCGACAGGGATCCGCAATATGAGGGCATATCGTCCGCCATTCTGCTGCATCAGGTTCTGGACATGGTGCGCGAGGCGGGCTGTACCCCAAGCCACGTCGACATGACCATTGTGGCGCAGGTTCCCAAGCTCGCGCCCTACCGCGAAGAAATTAAAAAAAATGTCGCTCGGCTCATGGGGTTGCCCGCATCAAGCGTAAACCTCAAGGCTACCACTGAGGAATATCTGGGCTTCACAGGCCGTTCCGAAGGCATCAAGGCATATGCAGTTGTGACCGCGCTGGGGCGCTGA